The Panulirus ornatus isolate Po-2019 chromosome 32, ASM3632096v1, whole genome shotgun sequence genome includes a window with the following:
- the LOC139759186 gene encoding uncharacterized protein isoform X1, giving the protein MEPEHSWPRGRHGWNNDGLRSGLREGDIQSARRMHHSGSPSHKFRPNRPIWDDTIHDLASMRLNQAELARKLASRQSSNKLLARAQLLEQSRWSGSYSPNLPPALAARLQAARQQSVDFILAQSNSALMASQKMRQSDTSSPLDLKAMQRHQEPDGAEEVSLYEYDVKQEGPRKTNLQNDGFDSSTNDHDEIRPVRVDMKNETVKSHDIKNKTETSTGTSKETGQKDLPEGAPKQKASSSKSTKETRKPFDISQCAATRASLDHTITMVVNTCRELWLQLEEERFTRERLQQQLQQQGNVITTLTAELLQIQDQQEAILQEVSDARASGLWGFESDLRGGSSGSTDGGDDLISSQTVSDRKIGGRPSPQSVSSRHPQRSILRATRTIHLPHLRQPSPYQTLQQTARTHQADSHLPLSHQPPHSPRPHQPSPRPHPQSLQSHQPSSYLSEPSLSLTSLAALRPETHTHSSYRSSVSRQIREALASDQSASSVPDGNSASTQLNYANLPHEGLPDVKSSDKDMRAIGDNQTVASDNKENNLMSMGDDNVMDSSITELLERKSPEDFQKCIIYQCQVV; this is encoded by the exons GATACCATACATGATTTAGCATCCATGAGACTGAATCAGGCTGAATTAGCACGGAAACTTGCATCTCGCCAGTCATCAAATAAACTTCTAGCACGGGCACAATTGCTGGAACAGAGTCGATGGTCAGGATCTTATAGTCCAAATCTGCCACCTGCCCTAGCTGCTAGACTCCAGGCTGCCAGACAGCAG AGTGTGGATTTCATCCTGGCTCAGTCAAACTCAGCCTTAATGGCTTCTCAGAAAATGCGACAGTCTGATACTAGCTCTCCTCTAGATTTAAAAGCCATGCAGCGGCACCAGGAACCAG ATGGAGCTGAGGAAGTAAGTTTGTATGAATATGATGTGAAACAAGAAGGGCCAAGGAAAACAAATCTGCAAAATGATGGTTTTGACAGTTCTACAAATGATCATGATGAAATAAGACCTGTAAGAGTTGATATGAAAAATGAAACGGTTAAGTCACAtgatataaaaaacaaaacagaaacttCAACTGGTACTTCAAAGGAAACAGGACAGAAAGATTTACCAGAAGGTGCACCAAAGCAAAAggcatcatcatcaaaatcaacCAAGGAAACACGCAAGCCATTCGATATCAGCCAGTGTGCAGCAACAAGGGCCAGCTTAGACCATACAATAACA ATGGTGGTTAACACATGTCGGGAGCTTTGGCTGCAACTAGAAGAAGAACGGTTCACTAGAGAACGacttcaacaacagcttcagcaGCAAGGAAATGTTATAACAACTTTGACTGCT GAGTTGCTGCAGATACAAGACCAACAAGAGGCAATCCTGCAGGAGGTAAGCGATGCACGTGCATCTGGACTTTGGGGTTTTGAGAGTGACTTAAGgggtggcagtagtggcagtACTGATGGGGGGGATGATTTGATTAGTAGCCAAACAGTTAGTGATAGGAAAATTGGAGGCAGACCTAGCCCTCAGTCAGTGTCCAGCCGCCACCCTCAAAGATCCATCCTTAGAGCCACTCGCACTATCCACCTGCCACATTTGCGACAGCCATCACCATATCAGACGCTTCAACAAACAGCACGAACACATCAAGCAGACTCTCATTTGCCACTGTCTCATCAGCCCCCGCATTCACCACGCCCTCATCAACCTTCGCCGCGTCCACATCCACAGTCTCTTCAGTCACATCAACCATCTTCATATTTGTCCGAACCATCTTTGTCACTTACTAGCCTTGCAGCATTGAGGCCTGAGACACATACCCACAGCAGTTATAGAAGCTCTGTGTCTCGGCAGATCAGGGAAGCACTGGCAAGTGACCAGAGTGCATCCAGTGTACCTGACGGAAATTCTGCTTCCACTCAATTAAACTATGCCAACTTGCCACATGAGGGTTTACCAGACGTGAAATCTTCAGACAAGGACATGAGAGCCATAGGAGACAACCAAACTGTTGCATCTGATAACAAAGAAAACAATCTGATGTCAATGGGGGACGATAATGTTATGGACTCATCAATTACAGAGCTACTTGAGAGGAA ATCACCTGAAGACTTCCAGAAATGCATCATTTACCAGTGTCAAGTGGTGTGA